From a region of the Bacillota bacterium genome:
- a CDS encoding ABC transporter ATP-binding protein produces the protein MTGSGHDGQKPPMLELDQLHVFYGGIHALKGVSLHVPKASMVTLIGANGAGKSTTLRTIMGLVRRRSGNIRLEGQEIGNWPTHRIVGQGVALVPEGRRVFPNLTVYENLTMGAYTQPESAVGADLDRVYALFPRLAERRSQKAGTLSGGEQQMLAIGRALMSRPRLLCLDEPSLGLAPLLVREVMNALVAIHRQGTTVLLVEQNARMALSMAEYAYVLETGRIVMEGPGPELLEHPSVRQAYLGERAR, from the coding sequence ATGACCGGATCGGGGCACGACGGGCAAAAGCCCCCCATGCTGGAACTCGACCAGCTCCACGTTTTCTACGGCGGCATCCACGCCCTCAAGGGCGTCTCGCTGCACGTGCCAAAGGCCTCGATGGTGACGCTCATCGGCGCCAACGGGGCCGGCAAGAGCACCACGCTGCGCACCATCATGGGGCTGGTGCGCCGCCGTTCCGGGAACATCCGCCTGGAGGGCCAGGAGATCGGCAACTGGCCAACCCACCGCATCGTCGGCCAGGGCGTCGCGCTGGTCCCTGAGGGCCGCCGGGTCTTCCCCAACCTTACCGTCTACGAGAACCTGACGATGGGCGCCTACACCCAGCCCGAAAGCGCGGTTGGTGCAGATCTCGACCGGGTCTACGCCCTCTTCCCGCGCCTTGCAGAACGCCGCAGCCAGAAAGCCGGCACCCTCTCGGGCGGAGAGCAGCAAATGCTGGCCATTGGCCGCGCTCTGATGTCAAGGCCGAGGCTGTTGTGCCTCGACGAACCCTCCCTGGGCCTCGCTCCGCTCCTCGTCCGGGAAGTGATGAACGCCCTGGTCGCCATCCACCGGCAGGGCACCACGGTCCTGCTGGTCGAGCAAAACGCGAGGATGGCGCTTTCCATGGCCGAGTACGCGTACGTCCTGGAGACCGGGCGGATCGTCATGGAAGGGCCGGGCCCCGAACTCCTGGAGCACCCCAGCGTACGGCAGGCCTACCTGGGCGAGCGGGCCCGGTAA
- a CDS encoding ABC transporter ATP-binding protein: MAGAILKLEHLTIRFGGLVAVQDLDLTVAEGELLGLIGPNGAGKTTVFNMITGQYAPTSGAILFDGQPIHGWPPYRITALGIARTFQNIRLFRGLSVLDNVLVGLHVRRKASVLSAFVPTRGRRREEQEMHQQATALLESVGLAHLASEPAESLPYGQQRRLEIARALATRPRLLLLDEPAAGMNPEEMRQLMEFIQDIRERYHLTILLIEHHMQMVMNICERITALDYGIAIAQGTPAQIQQDPRVIAAYLGEEPAT; this comes from the coding sequence GTGGCAGGGGCCATCCTGAAGCTGGAACATCTGACCATCCGCTTTGGCGGGCTGGTGGCCGTCCAGGACCTCGATCTGACGGTGGCCGAGGGCGAACTGCTGGGGCTCATCGGCCCCAACGGGGCCGGGAAGACGACGGTCTTCAACATGATCACGGGGCAGTATGCCCCGACGTCGGGGGCCATCCTGTTCGACGGGCAGCCCATTCACGGGTGGCCGCCGTACCGCATCACGGCGCTCGGCATCGCCCGCACGTTCCAGAACATCCGCCTGTTCCGGGGGCTCTCCGTCCTGGACAACGTGCTGGTCGGGCTGCACGTGAGGCGCAAGGCCTCCGTGCTGTCGGCGTTCGTTCCCACCCGGGGGCGGCGCCGTGAGGAGCAGGAGATGCACCAACAGGCCACGGCGCTTCTGGAGAGCGTCGGCCTCGCCCACCTGGCCTCCGAACCGGCCGAGTCGCTTCCCTACGGCCAGCAGCGGCGGCTCGAAATCGCCCGGGCCCTTGCCACCCGGCCGAGGCTGCTGCTGCTCGACGAGCCGGCAGCGGGCATGAACCCCGAGGAGATGCGGCAGCTCATGGAGTTCATCCAGGACATCCGGGAGCGCTACCACCTGACCATCCTGCTCATCGAGCACCACATGCAGATGGTCATGAACATCTGCGAGCGCATCACCGCCCTGGACTACGGCATCGCCATCGCGCAGGGGACCCCGGCGCAGATCCAACAGGATCCCCGGGTCATCGCAGCCTACCTGGGTGAGGAGCCCGCAACATGA